The genomic interval ACGGAGCAAGCGAGGAACGCAATTTAGGCAATGGGCAAACAAAAACCTAGCTGAGTATATGGTCAAAGGTTTTGTGATGGATGATGAGCGGTTGAAAAATCCAAACGGCAAGCCTGATTATTTTGATGAACTTTTAGAGCGCATTCGTGACATTCGTGCTTCTGAGAAACGGTTTTACCAAAAAGTGCGCGATTTGTTTATGCTGAGCAGTGATTATGACAAGAGCGATAAAGCGACACAGCTTTTCTTTGCCGATGCACAAGAGCCCAATATGGCACTAACGCGTTTTAAAGGCTCCATCGTTCGTAAACAAGACATTTATATCTCAAAAAATTATTTGAATGCCGATGAGCTTGATAGCCTCAACCGTTTTGTTGTGGTCTTTTTAAAAACTGCCGAACTTCGTGCAAAAAATCGCCAAGAGATTACGATGGATTTTTGGAGAGAGAACATTGACCGTATCATCGAGTTTAATGATAAAAAAGTGCTTCAAGGACATGGTAGTGTGAGCCATCCCAAAATGGTAAAAGTTGCTGATGCGGTTTATGAAACATTTGATGCCAATCGTAAAGTCATCGAAGCAAAACAAGCAGATGTGGATGATATGGAAGAGCTTAAGCAGATAGAAGCAAAAGTTAAGAAACGAATATAGGTAAAAAACTCGAAAAATTACCCCTATTTTGAAGATAGGGGTAAAATCTTGAAAAAAGAAGAGCCGATGAATCAAACCCAGAGTGAAGCCATCTTAGAAGAAAATCTCATTACGCAACTGGTGGGACTAGGCTATGAAAAAGTCACCATAAACGATGACAAAGCACTCGAAGCCAATCTTAAAAGCCAACTGGAAAAACGCAACCAAACGACTTTTAGCGAAATGGAGTTCAAACGCATTCTCAACCATCTTTCCAAAAACTCTATCTTCGATAAAGCCAAAACACTACGCGATAAATTTAACTTAGAAAGAGATGATGGCACGATCAAATATGTGGAGTTTTTAGACTCGGAGCGCTGGTGTCAAAACCTGTTTCAAGTCACGAACCAAGTCAGTGTTGAGGGTATGTATAAGACACGGTACGATGTCACTTTACTCATCAACGGCTTTCCGTTGGTGCAAATCGAACTCAAACGAAGAGGCTTGGAGCTTAAGCTTAAAGAGGCGTTTAACCAAACCAACCGTTACCAACGACACTCGTATGGTTTTAACAGTGCTCTGTTTCAGTACATTCAGATTTTTGTTATCAGCAATGGGGTCAATACCAAATACTACTCCAACAACAAAAAGCAGACCTTCAAACAGACCTTCTTTTGGGCGGATGTGGACAATAAAAATATCACCAACTTAGAAGAGTTTACCCAAAGCTTTTTAGAACGATGCCACATCTCCAAGATGATCTGCAAGTACATCGTTTTAGCCGAAGCGAAAAAGATACTCATGGTGCTACGACCTTACCAGTTTTACGCTGTTGAAGCCATCATCAGCCGTGTGAAAGAGACCGACAAAAACGGCTACATCTGGCACACGACAGGCAGTGGAAAAACACTCACTTCGTTTAAAACAGCCCAAATTTTAACGCAAATGCCAGAAGTGCATAAAGTCGTTTTTGTAGTCGATAGAAAAGACCTTGACATTCAAACCACTAAAAAGTTTAACTCGTTTTCCAATGGCTCGGTTGATGGCACAGACAATACGGGGAAATTGGTCACGCAATTTTGCGATGAGACAAAACTCATCGTCACAACCATCCAAAAGCTTAATAGCGCCATCAGCAAGAAAAACCACCTTGAAAAGATGGAAAATCTCAAAGACAAACGCATCGTTTTTATCTTCGATGAATGCCACCGTTCTCAGTTTGGGCAAACGCACAAAAGCATCAACAAATTCTTTACATGTAATCAAATGATAGGCTTTACGGGTACGCCCATTTTTGCTGAAAATGCGGTGAGTAATGAACTTGGTAAACGAACGACCAAAGAGCTTTTTGATGAACGACTGCACAAATATGTCATCACCGATGAGAATGTTTTGAAGTTTTCCATAGAGTATATTGGAAGGTACAGCGAAAAGCACAACAGTGCAACCAACATCGACATTGAAGTTGAGAGCATTGACACCAAAGAGTTGCTTGAAAGCGATGAGCGCATTGGGAAAATAACTGATTATATCATCGCGCACCATGACCGAAAAACTCACGCAAAAGAATTTACTGCGATGATGTGTGTGAGCAGTGTGGATATGCTCATCAAATACTACGAAACCTTTAAAGCCAAAAAACACAACCTCAAAATCGCCACGATTTTCTCTTACAGTGCCAACGAAGAAGACAAAGATGCCAATGGCATTTATGAGATTGATGAAAGCGATGGTGCGTATGTAGATGAAGCGCACATCAACAAACACAGTCGTGAAAAACTGGATGAATTCATCAAAGATTATAATGCGATGTTTGGCACCAAATACAGCACCAAAGATAGCCAAAATTTTTACAACTACTACAACGACATTTCAAAAAAAGTGAAAAACAGAGATATAGACATCTTACTCGTGGTCAATATGTTTTTAACAGGCTTCGATAGCCCAAGCCTCAATACGATGTATGTCGATAAAAACCTACGATACCACGGGCTCATTCAAGCCTTTTCACGCACAAACAGAACACTCAGTGAAGAAAAATCGCAAGGAAATATCGTCTGTTTTAGAAACCTCAAAAAAAATACCGACGAAGCCATCGCGCTTTTTTCCAACATCGATGCTAAAGAGATTATCTTGATGAAGCCATATGAGGAGTATGTGGCGAAGTTTAACGAGGCATTTGCAGAGCTTTTAAAAATCGCCCCAAGTGTTGCCAGTGTCGATGCACTTGTGGATGAAGAAGAAAAATTGGCATTTGTCAAAGCGTTTCGAG from Sulfurospirillum multivorans DSM 12446 carries:
- the rhuM gene encoding RhuM family protein gives rise to the protein MEKNNLIIYNTVDGKTSVSLLAKESTAWMSQNQLAELFATSVPNMSMHISNIFKEGELERNSVVKDYLTTASDGKNYSVSFYALEMILAIGFRVRSKRGTQFRQWANKNLAEYMVKGFVMDDERLKNPNGKPDYFDELLERIRDIRASEKRFYQKVRDLFMLSSDYDKSDKATQLFFADAQEPNMALTRFKGSIVRKQDIYISKNYLNADELDSLNRFVVVFLKTAELRAKNRQEITMDFWRENIDRIIEFNDKKVLQGHGSVSHPKMVKVADAVYETFDANRKVIEAKQADVDDMEELKQIEAKVKKRI
- a CDS encoding type I restriction endonuclease subunit R — protein: MKKEEPMNQTQSEAILEENLITQLVGLGYEKVTINDDKALEANLKSQLEKRNQTTFSEMEFKRILNHLSKNSIFDKAKTLRDKFNLERDDGTIKYVEFLDSERWCQNLFQVTNQVSVEGMYKTRYDVTLLINGFPLVQIELKRRGLELKLKEAFNQTNRYQRHSYGFNSALFQYIQIFVISNGVNTKYYSNNKKQTFKQTFFWADVDNKNITNLEEFTQSFLERCHISKMICKYIVLAEAKKILMVLRPYQFYAVEAIISRVKETDKNGYIWHTTGSGKTLTSFKTAQILTQMPEVHKVVFVVDRKDLDIQTTKKFNSFSNGSVDGTDNTGKLVTQFCDETKLIVTTIQKLNSAISKKNHLEKMENLKDKRIVFIFDECHRSQFGQTHKSINKFFTCNQMIGFTGTPIFAENAVSNELGKRTTKELFDERLHKYVITDENVLKFSIEYIGRYSEKHNSATNIDIEVESIDTKELLESDERIGKITDYIIAHHDRKTHAKEFTAMMCVSSVDMLIKYYETFKAKKHNLKIATIFSYSANEEDKDANGIYEIDESDGAYVDEAHINKHSREKLDEFIKDYNAMFGTKYSTKDSQNFYNYYNDISKKVKNRDIDILLVVNMFLTGFDSPSLNTMYVDKNLRYHGLIQAFSRTNRTLSEEKSQGNIVCFRNLKKNTDEAIALFSNIDAKEIILMKPYEEYVAKFNEAFAELLKIAPSVASVDALVDEEEKLAFVKAFRALMRLKNILVGFSDFKWSDVSMRAQAFEDYKSKYLDMYDATRAKKEKVSILEDVDFELELIVTDEINVAYILKLLGKYKNATTEEQQKQKEALIKTISGTVQLRSKRELIEKFINDHLMHIDDNDEIENAFEIFWDEEKLKAFDALCKDENLVSDELKKVMETYIYDERIPLKDDVAKTLNVKPKLLERKVILPRVLDKIVAFVEKFYTF